In Brachyhypopomus gauderio isolate BG-103 chromosome 2, BGAUD_0.2, whole genome shotgun sequence, the DNA window TCTCATCTCTTACTTTAGTTTGAGCTCGTAAACGTGTTTATTTGAGGGATTTTGTAATACACCTCCACTGTGAGGACACTAATGGCCCCAGAACAGGAGAGCACTGGAATGGGTAACTACAGCTTTGCTGTGAGTATACTGTTAAAGCTATGGTTTTGCAGTGAGGATGTGGTTATATCTATGCTGTGAGGATATAGTTAAAACTATTGCTCTGCTGTGATGTTATGGTAAAAACTCGCATTTCGGTCAGTGCTGTTTTATTAAAGGTTTACATAACAGATGTACAGATAAAGGCACAACCTATATAagtaatacatttattttttttaatgaaataatCCTTGCCTCATGTATTATGTTTGACTACCTTTAGTTAAAATGCACGTCCAGTCTAcggctttcttttctttttcaagtGTAGCTTGATGTTCCTCGAAAGAAACACACTCCAAGAGACAAAGTTTTCATTTAGTTTCTCATAATCTCAAATGCTTGGTGCCTAACAGTATAAAGAGTACTGAAACCTAGGCTGTTGAGTCAGTACTATAGTAAGAATGTCTTACTGCTTAAAGTCTCTGCTGCTGTTGTGCCAGTCAAGCTGGTGGTCATAGCAGTGATTGTGCAGCTGCTGTATTCTAACACAGACAGGAGTAACCACAACATGTACGTGACTCAGGGAGACACTTCAGGTCTGACTAAGCCAAATTAAACCACTCACCAGACTGAACACCAAGTCCAAAAATGTGCTCTGCTGATAATTCTATTTAACTTTGGTTTTGGTAGCTGCTTCAGAATTACCCAGGGTTAATATGCCgtataatatattattatatattacccAGGAGTTTAATACGGTCAAATACAAAAGAACAGTTTTATTTTGCAGAGGGTTAAGTTGGACATAATTGTGAAATTGTCTGTTAACTGCTTACTTGGTAACTAGATTACTACACCTGGAGTTAAAACGGAGCCCCTGGTTAAAAGAAAACTACCTGACACTGGTTTGTTTCCATATGGATATAAATTGAGACAAAGTGTATAGAACCTCAGCAAAATCAATAATGCAGAAGACTGACTCTCCCTCCTGAAATCTCTGAGActgaaatctctctctccctccttccttaGGTTGATGGGGCGATAAATCATTTCTGTGGATTGCCAGATGAGGAAATTGCAGACTTATCAGATGAGGACAGCAGAAATAAACTGGCTTACTGTGTAACAGATATACCTCCATGGTATCTGTGCATCATTCTGGGAATTCAGGTAAGGACACACTTTGTTCTCCAAGTCCAGTGAGTCTGCAGGCAATTAAAGACAAAATGATCTAATTAAATCAGGTTAGATCAAATCATTTCAGTTTATATCAAAgttttgtattatatatattatatatatattagaggaATCTAAGTGAATGTATGAATATAAATATTGGGAGTGCTAACTGCTTGCCAAGAATATGGCTACGATGCAATATGGGCTATGGTGTTCAACGTAACCATTTGATCACATTTCGGACCTTTGGACTTAAGTATTGTAAATGACTTTTATATTACTGTAAGAGTACaacaaaatacttttttttttcatgcgcaGAACATAACATGCTTTAGCAAAACATTCAGTATCCTCAAAACTTTACAGAGAAGGACACACTGGTAATAGGTTTTTCACAATCATACACTCTTTCTCACAATTTTAATCCAGTTCAAGGTGCTTTATATGACAAATAATAAAATTTGACAAAGCCTGTTTCGGATTTTGAGGATATTGAAGGATATTCCAAGTAATATCAGAATAATATAACAATATTTGTCccactctttctgtctctgtctgcctgtcttttCTCAGCATTGTCTGACTGCGTTTGGTGGGATCATTGCCATCCCGCTGATCCTGTCTCAGGGTCTGTGTCTGCAGCATGACCCTCTCACTCAGACTCACCTGATTAGCACCATCTTCTTTGTTTCAGGAATATGCACCTTACTGCAGGTCACCTTGGGTGTCAGGTACCACTATACGTGACATTTTCATGACATTTGTTAAAAACAGCATCACAATTGTTTAATGTGGGTATGCCCAATTATCTTTGAAATTGTGGGATGGGTAGCCGGGGTTCATAACTGTCTGCCTCAGCAAATATTGCACACACTGTTTATGTAAAAGTGCAGTAGTGCATCTTATAATCTCAGCACCTGATCTGAACTTAATGTGCCTTTCATTGCACACCTTTTAAAAGCACTTGGAGATTCTATGTGTATGCTTATACAGTATACCTCTTCCTGACTTCTTATACATTATGTTCTGCATTACACAAGCGAAATGGTGCACATGTGTGAACTGCATGTTTGTTTATGGAACGATGTATGGAAAGTATGAAAGGTAAAAAGCACACAGGTAGTGCATACTGTTGTCATGTGAACCACTTCGCTTTGGATTTATTTTGGTGACACACCCTTCAGCTTATCAGGGGCACATTCTGCTCCTGAGTCAGAGAACAAATCAATGTACAGACTTCCCTGACTGTCAAACACGTGTGATGTAGGCTTgttttcatctgctgataagCCACACACTTTCTGAAGCTGAAACAATCCCTACTGTGCCCTGCTACTGTTGCTGCTAGTTGAGCACCATTTGAACAGTGAAGATCTACCCGAATCGCTCACTAAAGGTGAACAACAATATGGAAGAATCTACACTCCATTTAAACTTGGCAAATAAATTAGAGTTTGAATGTCATATAAAACTATTACAAAAGCAACACACTACTGAATTACTTGGCGCATTTTATTTTTGATACTGTCACGTCCTGCCAGAATGTGACTACCAGGTGCACTCTGGGAAAAGGGCAATTACTGGCTCCTTTGTTTCAGCTCAGTCATGTGTTCATGTAAGTCGCTTTGACATTACACGAACCCATGGCTTCAGCCATCATGTGAGGCAGGCAATTCTCAGTAAACATTGTAGAGATCCATGCAACAGTTGCAGTGGTGCAGTAGAATAAatctgtttgttattttgatGGCAGAAATAGAAGTCTGTACTAGGATTGGGGTTTGAATTGTAATTTATTCTGgatttctgcacattttaaatccACCTGTGTAATGTTCGCAGTCTCTCCTCAGCAGGCTGGAGGTCAACAGGGAATAATAccacatttaaaatgttatgaTGATATTATGGCTGGCCTTTAATTGCTTTCCATAATGTAGCCAGTGCCAGTGGCATCTATAAACACGAACAATATAATGGTTGTAATTTGCTATTGCATAATTCTCAGTGAAATGGAAACCTTATGTTGTACTAACTTTTTAACCTTTAGGGATCCTAATTGCATAGCAAAGCTTTTAAAACCCACAAACAACACATCCAAGAtgcacaacagacacacacctttTGTGCCAACCTAACGATACagatctctcttttttttttacttgcctTGCTATTTTATTATTGCTGAAATTTGATACAACCAGCCCATATGATGAGTCTCATTTTTGATAATTTGCATTTCCATTAGGTGAAACATATCAGCAATCTGGTAGAATATTTTTAGACCTTTCATGGGATTGCGTCATTTGTTACATGTTAATATACATGAGCTGGAAGTGCAGAGAAATGCCAGTTCTTGTTATATTCTGGTGTTTGaatctctcctctcacactgacAGGTTGCCCATTCTCCAAGGTGGGACATTTACTCTACTGGCTCCTTCAATGGCGCTGCTGTCCATGCCTGAATGGGTTTGTCCTGGCTGGACCCAGAATGCCACCTTGGTTAACACGTCCTCTCCGGAGTTCATGCACATCTGGCAGACTCGCATGCAGGTGGTGAGTACCAATCTTACTGGACAACTTCACTGATGGATTCAAACTGCTGTGTTGGAACTGTTGTGAAGTGAAGTGAACACTTGTGATCCTCTCTCCCAGCTCCAGGGTTCCATCATGGTGGGCTCCTTGTTCCAGGTGCTGGTGGGCTTCTCCGGTCTCATCGGCCTGTTCATGTGCTTCATCGGACCCCTGACCATCGCTCCCACCATCTCCCTCATCGGCTTGTCCCTGTTCGATTCTGCTGGCATGAATGCGGGGAACCACTGGGGCATCGCGGCCATGTGTGTACCAGTCGGGACACGGTGGCATGTGTGCAACACTCATTATACACACCCCGCAGTAATCTCACAACCCAAAATAGGGACAGAATTAGGCCAAAGGCACAGAACCCAAATTAACATACCAGTTCATTAGTATAACATAATTACAGTAACTGAAGTCATGCAACATCTTCAAATAACCCAAGAAGAGAATAACACACATCTTTCTTCTGCAGGACGACATGCTTGATCGTGCTGTTCTCCCAGTATCTCCGACACATTGCCATTCCCGTCCCAGCATATAGCAAAGCCAAGAACCTTCACACCTCCAGGATGTACATCTTTCAGATTCTTCCCGTGAGTCCAGAAACTCAAAGCAGCAATGACTCTGAACCACACGTTCAGTGATGTCAGTGATGGTGGTTCATTTCTTTGGACTGGCTCTTCAGGTGCTCCTGGGTATCACTGTTTCATGGCTCATCTGTTACCTTCTGACCATCTATGATGTCTTACCGTCTGACCCCAAGCAGTACGGGTATCTGGCCCGCACCGACATTAAGGGAGATGTGACAGGAAGTGCACCATGGTTTAGGATTCCATATCCAGGTACTGAACCAGGAATTAGTGAACTCAAAAAACATCTTAATATCAATTCAATTAGTAAACTTTAAAACAACATTACATCATACTTTACCTTCCTTATTATGAGATGATTTAGTAATTTAGTTGAATTTAGTCATCTgaattaaatgaataaaatgtcttttttttttttacttgtgtCAATTCTCAGGCCAGTGGGGCACACCAGCTGTGAGTCTGGCAGGGGTATTGGGAATCCTAGCAGGGGTCATATCCTCAATGGTTGAGTCCGTAGGTGACTACCACGCCTGTGCCAGGTTATCTGGTGCCCCACCTCCACCAAAACATGCCATCAGCAGGGGGATTGGGATGGAAGGCTTGGGCTGCCTGCTGGCAGGGGCCTGGGGCACAGGCAATGGAACCACCTCCTACAGCGAGAACGTGGGCGCACTGGGCATCACGAAGGTGAGTAAGGCCGGAAACGACTTCCTCAGACCGTTGCACCCACTCTCAACACCAGAGGGCGTGTCAGTATTAACGGGTGAAATGTGCATGATTACATGAGcaaagggagagaggaagaacaTCACTGAGTGGAACTTCTATTTGTGCAGGTTGGCAGTCGGATGGTGATTGTTGCTAGTGGCTTTATTATGATCATAATGGGAATGTTTGGGAAAATCGGCGCCGTTTTCACCACTATACCAACACCTGTCATTGGAGGGATGCTATTGGTCATGTTTGGGGTCATAACTGCTGCTGGAGTCTCAAATCTACAGGTGACCAAAAGTCACTATACTATAATAACAAAAGTAAAACACAATGTATTCACTAGGGGGAATTTCTGTATGGTgacatctgtttttttttttttaagtacacAGATATGAACTCCTCTCGGAACATTTTCATCTTTGGATTCTCAATGTTCACTGGTCTTGTTATTCCAAATTGGGTAACAAAAAATCCCTCTCTCATAGCAACAGGTATGTACTTTGTGACAAAAATTGACCAATTTCGTACATTTATAATGTGatgggcaggggtgagcaactaataggaagcgatcacgccaagtctcagggaaaaaggatggtttaatagaaagtgtgcaaaccaaaacccgtgcaaaagatccaaattaaggatataatgaccagcggtcaactggtacaaagacaagacatatataggcaaacaaacgaccctcaggtgagacggatcacgggctccgcccacctgagggacgcacatgacgtcacaaaacaacaacaacaacaacaacaacaacaacaacaacaacagccgctgtggacggaggcggccggtagggggccgcctcaccgtgacagacccccccaccaagccgcactccccaccactgggtgtgtggcacacagcggctgcacacaaaacacgaaggggcaggaaggcagggacaggcaggaacacacctcctgcagtccgggagctggaacataaaacacacaacattaaacagctcacctcactgggcgggaccctggaccgactgggctgttaacacaaaaccacgccccggtcggtcgcagggccctcacgccctaaccggccttcagccggtgagccccacaggtgtgaggacgaggagctacggctcctttCTCGTCCctcgtatgtgtgtgcgtgcaggctacctctccaaggcgtggctacttcacctcctggacctacctcctcccagagctgacccctgcattctgctaggggtcaccccagcctcctggggagccaacccctcccggggcccctcatcgcaaggtggactcctccacccaacccaggagcgccagagacagaggcccagagcaccTCTGACGCGGGCAGGaaggaggatctccatctccagcaggagcttcagactggagccccatggtccccaaacatctgggggccccagccctctagggaggggctctttatgaccgggctccggtcaccccacaacacaaggggactcctgccaggtggagacccccacaaggtccaggaacaccgccaaggagaagcacctgcacagagaacagaacacacacacacacaaaacacaaacacgccctaccctattcagggcctccctcgggagcgacgccctccgtgccacaccccgtggcacgggaccacagccggtccccccccaaacacacatttaaggggaggagcatgcgtggaattacacgtaaacagttgacaacacgctaggacaaacacacgcaaagactagacccggggtcaccaacctttttgaagttgggagctacttcttggataccaattattgcggagggctaccagaaagaaagttgttgagcggggggggattgggttcatgtgcgcgtgtcaattgctaagtgggaagaccgctagcaaccgcgaacaatcgctaatagcagcaaaaacataaacgatgcagcgctttggtgcatggcaatatagtgagctgtttttaaaacaagcccgcgggcgactcataacgtcctcgcgggcgacatggtgcccgcgggcaccacgttggtgacccctggactagacaaacaaaacgtTGTACAGACAACGAACAGAACGTGCGCGCTCGGTAgacagtgacgcgccgctcaggttcgcagtcgctcccctacattaaacacaagacgacaggggagcgaggcgacggtgacgagcggtacccgcgtcacacatgaaacattcaACATAAACGAGCGATGCACACTGACCAACGTTACCATTCATACGTACACATTAACACCACAAAAGACGAAGAGCTTACCCaggagactgccctggtcctcgccgtgccacacacacacaacacgagcacggcggagctcttccaacaaacaaacgacaaacacgaagagtttttcccagggcagacagccctggtcctcgctgtgccacaaacacaacacaaaagcacggcggaactcttcacaaaacaccacgcagacaaacacttaccacgagacatgaccacaaacgaaggagaaagaaaaagagactggcggcttccgaagggtggctggtcattctgtgacgggcaggggtgagcaactaaaaggaagcgatcacgccaagtctcagggaaaagttTAATAGaagtttaatagaaagtgtgcaaaccaaaacccatgcaaaagatccaaattaaggatataatgaccagcggtcaactagtacaaagacaagacatatataggcaaacaaacgaccctcaggtgagacggatcacgggctccgcccacctgagggacgcacatgacgtcacaaaacaacaacaacaacaacagccgctatggacggaggcggccggtagagggccgcctcaccatgACATATaatcattatattttatttagtttGATGTCTTGCAGGGATAATTCACACAGGAGCTAACAGGAAATTAATGTACCTGGAAAGGATTAAAAAACATAACCCAAGAAGACCATGAACCTGTAACCTTTTGTAAATGTTTGCCTCCAGAAATCAATGAAGACCATCTTTCCCTGAGAATATGATGTGGAACTGAAGTTTAtatttgtgtttcaggtgtggtggagTTGGATCAGGTGTTTCAAGTTCTACTGACAACCAGCATGTTTGTGGGAGGGTTCATCGGATTCATCCTTGATAACACCATCCCTGGTGAGCGCTCTTTTAACAATCTAGCCCTTTATTAACTTTATTAACTTATTACCTTTATTAACTGAGCACAGATTGTTAGCTCACAGGACAATTTGCCTGTCAGCACATGAAATCCAGTTCTCAGGAATACAAATACTAAATAAAGAATGCTGATCAGGTGCAACGTCATTTTTTCTTTCGCTGCGgtatcaaaataaaacaaacgctCTTTGGTTCTACCGCAGGGACCAAACGCGAGCGTGGTCTTACCGCATGGAGCAAGGCTCACGACAACACCGGCGAGAGCAGCCTGGAGAGTGACGAGGTCTACGGTCTCCCCTGGGGCCTCAGCTCTGGTCTCTCCTCCTGCACCTGGCTGCGTTGGCTACCTTTCTGCCCCTCGCATAACACGGCCGAAGAGCAGAGGGCACCCCCTAGCGGCTCGGACTTACAGGACAAGAAGGAGCCTTGTAAGGATGACGCACACATTATAGTGGCGGTAGCACTCTGATCTATAAATAATCAATCATCTGTGATAAGGACATTTTAGGTCAGGTGTCTTCCTATTTGTTTTTATATCTGTCTGCTTCTGTTCTTATGCTGTACCTGGCCACATGTAAATATGTGGTGTAGGTGCTGTTAACACTACTAAATGCTCTGACCTCACCAACAACCAAAGGCAGCTGACTTGGCTTTGCACATATTTCTCACACTTACTGTATTACTGTGTATACTGATCTGATTTACCTAGTGTTCCTTTTCttgaataaaaatacatttaaaactttaaatataaatatctaTGCCTTATCCAAATATACCGGTACATAATAATTCAAATGTTACATTTTCAGTTTGGCTAGAAAATAAGTTTTTGTATTTATAGCACTTCGATAAGTGACATTGTTATATTGTAGTTTTGTACATCTTTTTGTAGATCTTATGAATGATTTATTTTGGTATTACAGATTGTGTTCTATAAACATTGCATGATTTGAATGCCCTTTTTCCTATACAATAAATTTTTTAACCTCAAGTGACTTTTAAAATGAGAAATGTCTTTTCGTTTTAGATATTCACATTCATTTTCACACACTATAAGCACATTTACTATATTCTGTGTGTTGCTATGCTGATGTTCAACCACCAACTCTTTACCAGTCTCAGCCCAGCAGTGACAGTGTCAGTTATCTCAGCAAAACTGCTATTTCTTACACACTTCTGCCACTTCACTGGATAGCAGAGGTCCTGTGGTCAAAAACCGATCTGTCCTGTGGTATTGGGCATGGTGCTGGTCTGGATTGAGATGAATAATCTTTCCTTCATGACATGGTGATCTATCTTTATGATGATGTAGAAGCTAATGAATAGTTCTGCCCTGAGGTCTCTGATGGGCATTGTGGGCCTGAACACTTCACTGAGCTCTGCATGCCAACATCAGCACAGCACACTCAGGGTTGACCTTCCTCAGGTCACCCACACCTTGAATGAGGCCAAAGGTCAGTCCATGGACATCTGGCAGTGTCTTGTGCAGCACATTATTATAGGCGATCTGCAGTTTCTGTGTTTAATATAAGGATACCTGGCTCTTGGGTTTTAACTGAGAACTCACCATGTTCATCTGCAAACTGCATCCTTCTGTGTAGAGTCTAAAGTATGCAGCTGAAAAGCATCTTGTAGTGCAAAATTCAATGGAAATTTTAAGATAATGTTAAATATAAGTTTACATAAGTTTGTTAAATGCTAACACTAATGACATCACAGGGAGAGGTGGTGAGATGGGTGTGCactgccagagagagagagagagagagagagagaaaagagtgggagagagaaataTATAGAGAGatagctagagagagagagagggggggggagaaagggagagagagagagagagagtgggagagaatggaagagtgggagagagatagagaaagggaGATCGAGAGATAgctagagaaagagaaaggaacaGAGGGGGTGGGGCTTGTGATAGAATAAGATAGAAATCTATTCTGTTACTAGCATTTTTTATGCTATTTAAACGATCATGTTCCCTTGAGTTCTTTCTGTCCTTTAGTCCACTGCAATACAAATTTTTACCTATTTCACCTATATCATCCTAATCTGTATTTAGCATCCAAATGTGAAGTTAATATACATCCACAATGTAATAGTAAAGATCTCCAATGCAAAAATTCTATAAAAGATTTCTCACTACTTTGCCTGACCATTGATTGATTAAGGTCTCAAATCTATGATGAACACAATTGGCAGTTATAACCCTTATAGTGACACTGGCATTGTATTGCATAAATTATACAAATTAGATTAAATAATTTTACTGAATGAAATACTGACAGCAAATATAACAGCAATGTAAAAAGACAGTATCAGCCAGCAGAACATACAACCATcaatataaaacacatcatgCAATTAGTGACAAATGTAACAAGCAATATAAACGTATCATAAATAAACATAACATCCAGCCATCACCAACAGCAGACAGAAATAAAATATGCTTAGAAGCATATCTccaatgagacacacacacacacacacacacacacacacacacacacacatagcttaACTGGCTgtttcacacacccacactgcagATAGACACAACCAGTGCAGAACACTGCTTCAATATTTTGATAAATGCAATTAATACAAAAATGCAAACAACTCCATTTCATGTAGAATGCTATTTAAAAGGATCTGCTCACCCCTTTCTATGGTGGCCTGTGGATtgatctcctccacctgctgtaGCCTGTCCTCCACCTATCCTCCCACCTCGCCTACAGCTAGTTAGCCTACACCTAGTTAGCTCACCAGTCTGTCACGTAGAGAGTTCTCCCTGCTTCCAGTTTAGGTTTTGGACAAGTGAAgaatactactactaataataataataataacaacacaacaataataataagagAAACTTTGTTACAAATAATCCATATTCTCTGTACTAAAGAGCAGGAAAAACAAGCTTTTAAATTGTTTGTGTTAATGTCCAATACCTAAAAGGTTTTGGAGAGGGAGATTTATTGCTGTGTCTGGCTTGCTAGTTCTCGTGTGCTCACCATTTCTCTGGACTTGCGGATATAAGTCTTGCCTGCTTTTACTACCTCTGCATTGCCACTAGATGTCATCCTGCACCAGTCAATGGTACCAACCCCAACCTCGTATAATTCACctgtctagagcaggggtgcccattacatGTGGGTCGATCGCATGACACTAGAAAGTAGatggctatcgtccatctgcactgacggttgtattttaattgccatacatggtagccaatctgacgtctagggtaGCTAATCTGACGTCCCCCCACCCCGTCCAACCCGTTAACGATCGACACACGCCGCTAAAAATTaataggtagatctttctgacttggtcatcttataagtagctcgctaGCTGAAAACTTAAGAGGGATCTTAAATTATCTGTGGCTGCAAATGTAAGATAAATATGTTCTCACAGACTTTGCATTATGTCTAGATCATAACACATTGCCTTTATAATGTGTTTATGGCTTAATTTTCCTCAGCTTTATTTCCAATAAAATCTTATATTCTGATTTTCCCACAAGCATAGTAGGAAAATTATATTCCACAAAACATTGCCAGATGTCAGTCAGACTGCAGCAAATCTGCCCCTCTGCACATTTGGCATGGGTGTTCCTCTCATGAAAGGTCGAGGaccgcatgatttctttgtGGCGACCATGGGACATTGTCTTCATGATTGCACGCACTGTGGCTTGTATCGCACAGATTTGGCAgagtgataatggttcacgagcataaaaatatgaaatctctccgtctctctgtctccatcagcTACAATGAACATGAAGCACTTGAGACCCAGAGTGCAACAGAGAGACGGCTGTCTGTGCGtgtatacaggtgtgtgtgtgtgtgtgtgtgtgtgtgtgtgtgtatatatatatatatatatatatatatatatatatatatatatatatatatatatagagagagagagagagagagagagagagagagagagagagagagagagagaggagagagagggggagagagagaaagagagagaggggagagagatagtgggagggggagagagatttTTGCTGACCGTATTGCTCTTGCATGACCATAAAAAGAAAACTGAAGCATTGTGAAGCCAGACAATGACAGCATTTGAACGACAGTAATCTTAAAAGCCATTTCTTGGAGACACAGGTAGCCAGTGTGGTTGTTTAAGGAGACACAGATGGCCAGTGTGGTTAAGGAGACACAGGTAGCCAGTGTGGTTGTTTAAGGAGACACAGGTATCAGTGTGGTTGTTTAAGGAGACACAGGTGGCCAGTGTGGTTGTTTAAGGAGACACAGGTGGCCAGTGTGTTTAAGGAGACACAGGTGGCCAGTGTTG includes these proteins:
- the slc23a4 gene encoding xan_ur_permease domain-containing protein isoform X1, with the translated sequence MAPEQESTGMGNYSFAVDGAINHFCGLPDEEIADLSDEDSRNKLAYCVTDIPPWYLCIILGIQHCLTAFGGIIAIPLILSQGLCLQHDPLTQTHLISTIFFVSGICTLLQVTLGVRLPILQGGTFTLLAPSMALLSMPEWVCPGWTQNATLVNTSSPEFMHIWQTRMQVLQGSIMVGSLFQVLVGFSGLIGLFMCFIGPLTIAPTISLIGLSLFDSAGMNAGNHWGIAAMTTCLIVLFSQYLRHIAIPVPAYSKAKNLHTSRMYIFQILPVLLGITVSWLICYLLTIYDVLPSDPKQYGYLARTDIKGDVTGSAPWFRIPYPGQWGTPAVSLAGVLGILAGVISSMVESVGDYHACARLSGAPPPPKHAISRGIGMEGLGCLLAGAWGTGNGTTSYSENVGALGITKVGSRMVIVASGFIMIIMGMFGKIGAVFTTIPTPVIGGMLLVMFGVITAAGVSNLQYTDMNSSRNIFIFGFSMFTGLVIPNWVTKNPSLIATGVVELDQVFQVLLTTSMFVGGFIGFILDNTIPGTKRERGLTAWSKAHDNTGESSLESDEVYGLPWGLSSGLSSCTWLRWLPFCPSHNTAEEQRAPPSGSDLQDKKEPCKDDAHIIVAVAL
- the slc23a4 gene encoding xan_ur_permease domain-containing protein isoform X2; its protein translation is MVSVHHSGNSGICTLLQVTLGVRLPILQGGTFTLLAPSMALLSMPEWVCPGWTQNATLVNTSSPEFMHIWQTRMQVLQGSIMVGSLFQVLVGFSGLIGLFMCFIGPLTIAPTISLIGLSLFDSAGMNAGNHWGIAAMTTCLIVLFSQYLRHIAIPVPAYSKAKNLHTSRMYIFQILPVLLGITVSWLICYLLTIYDVLPSDPKQYGYLARTDIKGDVTGSAPWFRIPYPGQWGTPAVSLAGVLGILAGVISSMVESVGDYHACARLSGAPPPPKHAISRGIGMEGLGCLLAGAWGTGNGTTSYSENVGALGITKVGSRMVIVASGFIMIIMGMFGKIGAVFTTIPTPVIGGMLLVMFGVITAAGVSNLQYTDMNSSRNIFIFGFSMFTGLVIPNWVTKNPSLIATGVVELDQVFQVLLTTSMFVGGFIGFILDNTIPGTKRERGLTAWSKAHDNTGESSLESDEVYGLPWGLSSGLSSCTWLRWLPFCPSHNTAEEQRAPPSGSDLQDKKEPCKDDAHIIVAVAL